Proteins encoded by one window of Porphyromonas vaginalis:
- a CDS encoding NADH:ubiquinone reductase (Na(+)-transporting) subunit B has translation MSLKDRFNKRRSQFEPGGKLHAFHSLFDGFETFLYVPHTTAAPRGGVHVHDAIDSKRVMSTVVLALVPALLFGMYNVGLQHFIAIGQTAGFWSMFWFGFLAVLPKIVVSYVVGLGIEFTVAQWKHEEIQEGYLVTGMLVPMIVPVDTPLWMIAVAVAMSVIFAKEVFGGTGYNVFNVALVTRAILFFAYPAAMTGDKVFVRTEPIFGFGGGGDMATAAVDGFSGATPLGQVATAGDTLPTIVNTLGEPSSLWDAFWGFIPGSIGEVSTFAILLGAILLIWTGVASYKIIVSGVVGAALMTLLFNAIGTTAAMQLDITHHLLYGGFAFGLVFMATDPVTSARTETGKWIYGLLVGVMCVFIRVLNPGYPEGMMLAILLMNVFAPLIDYVVVNKNVAKRKKRWATAAKH, from the coding sequence ATGTCACTAAAAGATAGATTCAACAAGCGACGCTCTCAGTTTGAGCCTGGGGGTAAGCTGCATGCGTTTCACTCGCTCTTTGACGGGTTTGAGACCTTCCTCTATGTGCCGCACACAACGGCGGCTCCACGAGGGGGCGTGCATGTACATGATGCGATAGATAGCAAGCGTGTCATGAGTACCGTGGTGCTAGCACTAGTGCCTGCGTTACTCTTTGGTATGTACAATGTGGGACTCCAGCACTTCATCGCGATCGGTCAGACGGCTGGCTTCTGGTCGATGTTTTGGTTTGGCTTCCTAGCAGTACTGCCTAAGATCGTGGTCTCGTACGTAGTGGGACTAGGCATTGAGTTTACTGTAGCTCAGTGGAAGCACGAGGAGATACAAGAGGGATACCTTGTTACAGGTATGCTGGTCCCGATGATCGTGCCCGTAGATACACCCCTCTGGATGATCGCTGTGGCTGTCGCAATGTCGGTGATCTTCGCCAAGGAGGTCTTCGGCGGTACGGGCTACAACGTCTTCAACGTGGCTCTGGTAACCCGTGCCATCCTCTTCTTTGCCTATCCAGCAGCGATGACAGGTGACAAAGTGTTCGTCCGTACGGAGCCTATCTTTGGCTTCGGTGGTGGTGGCGATATGGCTACGGCTGCTGTAGACGGATTCTCAGGAGCTACCCCCTTGGGTCAGGTGGCTACGGCTGGCGACACGCTCCCCACGATCGTGAATACGCTCGGTGAGCCTTCCTCACTATGGGACGCTTTCTGGGGCTTTATACCTGGTAGTATCGGTGAGGTTTCGACCTTTGCGATCCTACTCGGTGCTATCCTGCTAATCTGGACGGGCGTGGCAAGCTACAAGATCATCGTGAGTGGTGTAGTAGGTGCAGCGCTGATGACGCTCCTCTTCAACGCTATCGGTACGACCGCTGCTATGCAGCTCGACATCACGCATCACCTGCTCTATGGTGGCTTTGCCTTCGGTCTTGTTTTTATGGCGACTGACCCCGTTACCTCGGCTCGTACCGAGACGGGCAAGTGGATCTACGGTCTCCTCGTGGGTGTCATGTGCGTCTTCATACGTGTCCTCAACCCTGGTTATCCTGAGGGTATGATGCTCGCTATCTTGCTGATGAACGTCTTCGCACCGCTCATCGACTATGTGGTAGTAAACAAAAACGTCGCTAAGCGCAAGAAGCGCTGGGCAACGGCAGCTAAACATTGA